A genomic stretch from Thiomicrorhabdus sp. includes:
- a CDS encoding ATPase, T2SS/T4P/T4SS family → MLSGLIPEGERTVTIEDSAELRMQQPHVVRLETRPPNAEGVGEVTQRELLKNALRMRPDRIVLGEVRGGEVLDMLQAMNTGHEGSLATLHANSPRDCIARLELMINLSGWIFRRNRSASRLPVPST, encoded by the coding sequence ATGCTTTCCGGTCTGATTCCTGAAGGGGAACGAACCGTTACCATCGAAGACAGTGCCGAGCTGAGAATGCAGCAACCGCATGTCGTTCGTCTTGAAACCCGTCCGCCGAACGCGGAAGGGGTGGGCGAAGTGACCCAGCGCGAGCTGTTGAAAAATGCGCTGCGGATGCGCCCCGACCGTATTGTTCTCGGGGAAGTGCGCGGTGGTGAAGTTCTGGATATGTTACAGGCGATGAATACCGGGCATGAAGGTTCACTGGCAACATTGCACGCCAACAGCCCGCGCGATTGCATAGCCCGTCTGGAATTGATGATCAACCTCAGCGGGTGGATATTCCGGCGGAATCGATCCGCAAGCAGATTGCCAGTGCCATCGACCTGA
- a CDS encoding pilus assembly protein N-terminal domain-containing protein, translating into MKIQQLVYKRLHAFGAVVSGLLMVGVLAAFPISASAMAESYTVKEGESQIIKLDYRITRAMIASPSIATLKVLNKNELLLTGKAAGKTQLMLTPKNSD; encoded by the coding sequence ATGAAAATACAACAACTCGTGTACAAGCGTTTGCATGCGTTCGGCGCCGTGGTCAGCGGGCTATTGATGGTTGGTGTGCTGGCGGCTTTTCCAATCTCAGCTTCAGCGATGGCTGAGAGCTATACGGTCAAAGAAGGCGAAAGTCAGATTATCAAATTGGATTACCGGATCACACGGGCGATGATCGCCAGCCCGTCCATCGCAACCTTGAAGGTGCTGAATAAGAATGAGCTGCTATTGACGGGGAAAGCCGCCGGGAAAACGCAGCTGATGCTGACGCCGAAAAACTCGGACTAA
- a CDS encoding heme-binding protein, translating to MKKALKVLAVGMVGLLSLPVSAEESMSVNVARLNVDVAKTIAENTIKACREKGIPISVTVVDRNGIPQIQMRDTMAPPVSWSISKKKAYTAVMFNVKGSQLGSRANSPLQTMGEGLAFMAGSSPIQAGGKLYGAVGVSGAPDGMDDEACAIAGIESVQDDLEMM from the coding sequence ATGAAAAAAGCACTTAAAGTTTTAGCGGTCGGTATGGTCGGTTTGCTGTCTTTGCCGGTATCCGCAGAAGAGTCAATGAGTGTGAATGTTGCGAGATTGAATGTTGATGTCGCAAAAACCATTGCCGAAAACACGATTAAGGCTTGTCGTGAAAAAGGCATTCCAATCAGTGTGACAGTGGTCGACCGCAACGGGATTCCGCAAATTCAAATGCGCGATACGATGGCTCCGCCGGTTTCCTGGAGCATCAGTAAAAAGAAAGCCTATACAGCGGTTATGTTTAATGTAAAAGGTTCGCAACTTGGCAGTCGTGCCAACAGTCCGTTACAGACCATGGGTGAAGGTTTGGCCTTTATGGCAGGTTCTTCTCCGATTCAGGCCGGCGGTAAACTATATGGTGCGGTCGGCGTCAGTGGTGCGCCGGATGGAATGGATGATGAAGCGTGCGCGATCGCAGGAATTGAAAGCGTCCAGGACGATCTTGAGATGATGTAA
- a CDS encoding ATPase, T2SS/T4P/T4SS family, which translates to MGPIEPLLADPTVSDILINGYNQIYVERGGQLELTDVSFISEEHLRNKVDRMLYTTGRRVDESSPLVDARLPDGSRINIIIPPLAVDGISVSIRRFPEQHLRAKDLITFGSMTEQMFQFLDVAVKSGMNILVCGGTGSGKPPR; encoded by the coding sequence TTGGGGCCGATTGAGCCATTGCTCGCCGACCCGACGGTATCGGATATCTTGATTAACGGCTATAACCAGATTTATGTTGAACGAGGCGGGCAACTGGAGCTGACGGATGTCAGCTTTATCAGTGAAGAACATTTGCGCAACAAAGTTGATCGGATGCTTTATACCACCGGACGCCGGGTCGATGAATCGTCGCCATTGGTAGATGCGCGTCTGCCGGACGGTTCGCGGATCAATATTATTATTCCGCCTTTGGCCGTTGATGGCATCAGTGTTTCGATCCGTCGCTTTCCGGAGCAGCATTTGCGTGCCAAGGATCTGATTACTTTCGGCTCCATGACCGAGCAGATGTTTCAATTCCTCGATGTCGCGGTTAAGTCCGGGATGAATATTTTGGTTTGCGGGGGAACCGGCTCCGGAAAACCACCACGTTGA
- a CDS encoding type II secretion system F family protein produces the protein MDWAFIGIAVVIALPFLILTLGVVWGRRYQRSRLLSLMKRRVGLEPNEVLSLKEQLLQQQKSPWFMWVSDKFKQAGIVEKKHVLRLLALELGLLILSIVLILKQTAQTDEKALFAAIILPILPVIYLVVKINQRQTELRSQFPEMLEAIVRSLNAGYGIDGAIGALGEDMSGPLAEEMREVHKQLALGISVRDVLREFQRRVDLPEAQFFVMTLIIQRETADSCRKFCGNWRD, from the coding sequence ATGGATTGGGCGTTTATCGGCATTGCGGTTGTCATTGCGTTACCGTTTCTGATTCTGACTCTGGGAGTCGTTTGGGGGCGGCGTTATCAGCGTTCACGTTTGCTTTCTCTGATGAAACGCCGTGTTGGTCTGGAACCGAACGAAGTTCTCAGCCTTAAAGAACAGTTGTTGCAACAGCAGAAAAGTCCGTGGTTTATGTGGGTCAGCGACAAATTCAAGCAGGCCGGAATTGTCGAGAAGAAACATGTACTGCGTCTGCTGGCTCTTGAATTAGGCTTGCTGATTCTGTCAATTGTCCTGATTCTGAAACAGACGGCGCAGACAGATGAAAAAGCGCTGTTTGCCGCGATTATTCTGCCGATTTTGCCGGTGATCTATCTGGTTGTCAAAATCAATCAGAGACAGACCGAATTGCGTTCCCAGTTTCCTGAAATGCTTGAAGCGATCGTACGTTCGTTGAATGCCGGTTACGGAATCGATGGGGCGATTGGTGCCCTGGGAGAAGATATGAGTGGCCCTTTGGCCGAAGAGATGCGTGAAGTGCATAAGCAGTTGGCGCTCGGGATCAGTGTGCGCGACGTGCTCAGAGAATTTCAGCGCCGGGTGGATCTGCCCGAAGCGCAGTTTTTTGTGATGACATTGATCATTCAGCGCGAGACTGCGGACAGCTGTCGCAAATTTTGCGGGAACTGGCGCGATTGA
- a CDS encoding AAA family ATPase, whose translation MEGRRLYSLTDFVYNLKRFDENLIYKSLSRHESGLYILSLPTEVSELESITGDLIKTIIQALRRYYDHVVIDCASDLSDITLSCLDESDNIVLVAEPSLSSFRAVNTALQLTQKLGYLRETIKLIVNRSTSQDDHMLDDVVESFDVDVVAKVANDYEGFNNSLKEGKLISLYKPESVVNKQLWNIANMLHNGSVKLEVDKEPVFTRQARGMFKQLLDKMPTKRLLESAGEKEKAAV comes from the coding sequence ATGGAAGGACGGCGCCTGTACTCGTTGACCGACTTTGTGTATAACCTGAAACGGTTTGACGAAAACCTGATTTATAAATCTCTGAGCAGACATGAATCCGGGTTGTATATTCTCAGTTTGCCGACCGAGGTCAGTGAGTTAGAGAGCATCACCGGCGATTTGATTAAGACGATTATTCAGGCATTGCGCCGTTATTACGACCATGTGGTCATTGATTGCGCCAGCGACTTATCGGATATCACTCTGAGTTGTCTCGACGAATCCGACAATATCGTTTTGGTTGCGGAGCCGTCACTGTCGTCGTTCCGTGCGGTGAACACCGCTTTGCAGCTGACGCAGAAACTGGGGTATTTGCGTGAAACCATCAAGTTGATCGTCAACCGCAGCACCAGTCAGGATGATCATATGCTGGACGATGTCGTCGAGTCTTTCGATGTGGACGTCGTCGCCAAGGTGGCCAACGATTATGAAGGCTTCAACAACTCCTTGAAGGAGGGCAAGTTGATTTCGCTTTATAAACCGGAATCGGTGGTGAACAAGCAGTTGTGGAACATTGCCAATATGTTGCATAACGGCAGTGTCAAGCTGGAAGTGGACAAGGAACCGGTATTTACCAGACAGGCCAGAGGTATGTTTAAGCAGCTTTTGGATAAAATGCCGACCAAGCGTTTGTTGGAATCCGCAGGCGAGAAAGAGAAAGCGGCAGTATAA
- a CDS encoding type II and III secretion system protein, which produces MLADQTRRLQIEETLNNLLQDLNPQKTVAYKLKRIWVNSSSSVRREVDAIGNQVDGDASGEVLGRQDSQVLQSETSSGSLNVQPLAGDYMVILTGDVPNKAQKKRIQSVISALGLSVVNMIHISGPQRVKLSVRIAEVVKGNPFKSGFVLRDSNQRVGITTPGTANSLLGVLSNVLENVSTAHSDAFQIGFNPAGEDLFGLLSIMEGNQLARVLAKPELIVQAGETAEFLVGGEVPIPVSQNTDAITVKYKEFGVRLRFSPVITDSGEIQMTVAPEVSNIDETAGQSTGSITVPGFRSRRASTTVTLAAGQSFVIGGLLQDNFSSSVSKIPLLGDIPIIGALFRSTTYEKNQSELAILVTPTFVDPIEKGTKIRLPGENLDRPSTADGFFEGKVVELLPEGQVVLPELSDKIGLEKPE; this is translated from the coding sequence GTGTTAGCCGATCAGACTCGACGTCTGCAGATCGAAGAGACGCTGAATAACCTGTTGCAGGATTTAAACCCTCAGAAAACGGTTGCCTATAAATTGAAACGAATCTGGGTGAACTCGAGTTCTTCAGTGCGTCGAGAGGTGGATGCGATCGGTAATCAGGTCGATGGTGATGCTTCCGGAGAAGTCCTTGGGCGTCAGGATTCGCAGGTATTGCAATCGGAAACCTCCAGTGGTTCTCTGAATGTGCAGCCTCTGGCCGGTGACTATATGGTGATTTTGACGGGAGATGTTCCGAATAAAGCGCAGAAAAAACGTATTCAATCGGTGATTTCCGCTTTGGGGTTGAGTGTGGTCAATATGATTCACATCAGTGGGCCTCAAAGAGTCAAACTGTCGGTGCGCATCGCCGAAGTGGTTAAGGGCAATCCGTTTAAAAGCGGTTTCGTTCTACGGGATTCGAATCAGCGTGTCGGAATAACAACGCCTGGAACGGCCAACAGCCTGTTGGGAGTTCTCAGTAATGTCTTGGAAAATGTTTCGACAGCGCACAGCGATGCTTTCCAGATCGGTTTCAACCCGGCCGGTGAAGATCTGTTCGGTTTGCTGTCGATTATGGAAGGGAATCAGCTGGCTCGTGTTTTGGCCAAGCCGGAATTGATTGTTCAAGCCGGTGAAACCGCTGAATTTCTGGTCGGTGGTGAAGTGCCGATTCCGGTTTCGCAAAATACCGATGCGATTACCGTGAAATATAAGGAATTCGGTGTTCGCCTGCGGTTCAGTCCGGTGATTACCGATTCCGGCGAAATTCAGATGACAGTGGCGCCTGAAGTGAGCAACATCGATGAAACTGCGGGTCAATCAACCGGCAGCATCACGGTTCCCGGCTTCCGTTCGAGACGTGCCAGTACAACTGTAACGCTGGCAGCCGGGCAGAGTTTCGTGATTGGCGGCCTGTTGCAGGATAATTTCAGCAGTTCGGTCTCAAAAATTCCACTTTTGGGCGATATCCCTATTATAGGGGCACTTTTCCGTTCGACAACATATGAGAAAAATCAGTCGGAATTGGCGATTCTGGTAACACCGACCTTTGTCGATCCGATCGAGAAAGGTACGAAGATTCGCCTTCCGGGTGAAAACTTGGATCGTCCAAGCACGGCTGACGGGTTCTTTGAAGGAAAAGTGGTTGAATTATTGCCGGAGGGCCAAGTGGTCTTGCCGGAGTTATCCGACAAAATAGGATTGGAGAAACCAGAATGA
- the cpaB gene encoding Flp pilus assembly protein CpaB, whose product MKILRSDFILYGIAALAAVLAVVLVYGYVEKRVSEVESKEIIKTVTVVQKPELLPIVAVNRDIHRGERLVETDLTILQVPKEGIQVAGSLRDIKQAVGHVAQQAMFKGEWLLTSKIGTQDPDAKDTKDAKAQRSSEVEALLTGGMRAMRIQVTAESGLLGILNPGDHVDVISVFEVKDGAKSKVLSRNILQNIEVLTVGRYNRMQKRETVSEKTGKDSEAAEKISMVALNVNVEQAERLALALSVGKVHLALRSSADAKVVNSRGVDIRDMQKVVLKDPNQSPDEIKPVKPKVVRHTIEVLEGDEVKKVVVR is encoded by the coding sequence ATGAAAATATTACGCAGCGATTTTATATTGTACGGGATTGCCGCTTTGGCTGCCGTTCTGGCCGTCGTGCTGGTGTACGGCTACGTTGAGAAACGGGTTTCCGAAGTTGAAAGTAAAGAAATCATTAAAACGGTAACAGTGGTCCAAAAACCGGAATTACTGCCGATTGTCGCGGTGAATCGCGATATTCATCGCGGCGAACGCCTGGTTGAAACCGATTTGACCATTTTACAGGTACCGAAAGAAGGTATTCAGGTTGCCGGAAGTCTGCGGGACATCAAGCAGGCGGTCGGTCACGTAGCACAGCAGGCAATGTTCAAAGGTGAATGGCTTCTGACTTCGAAGATCGGTACACAGGATCCGGATGCCAAAGACACTAAGGATGCGAAAGCTCAAAGAAGCAGTGAAGTCGAAGCCCTGTTGACTGGCGGCATGCGGGCCATGCGCATTCAGGTGACTGCGGAAAGTGGTTTGCTTGGCATTTTGAATCCGGGGGATCATGTGGATGTGATCAGCGTGTTCGAAGTTAAGGATGGAGCCAAGAGCAAAGTGCTTAGCCGCAATATTCTGCAGAATATCGAAGTCTTGACGGTCGGGCGTTATAACCGCATGCAAAAACGGGAAACGGTCAGTGAAAAGACGGGCAAAGATAGTGAAGCCGCCGAGAAGATTTCCATGGTGGCTCTGAACGTAAACGTGGAGCAGGCAGAGCGCCTGGCTCTGGCTTTGAGTGTCGGGAAGGTTCATCTGGCATTGCGCAGCTCGGCTGATGCCAAGGTCGTCAATTCGCGCGGTGTCGACATCCGTGATATGCAGAAAGTCGTGCTAAAAGATCCAAATCAGTCGCCAGACGAAATCAAGCCGGTGAAACCGAAAGTGGTTCGACACACCATTGAAGTGCTGGAAGGCGATGAAGTGAAAAAGGTGGTGGTCAGATGA